In the Campylobacter sp. MIT 12-8780 genome, one interval contains:
- a CDS encoding DUF1882 domain-containing protein, with product MIAMSDLSLIKMISDHYFIKRDKIINKFEYRGRYFFNKFERINAPLTSNLIKEHMEGKIIIAHDLITRDNHVENIVFDYNGFNAEKFWHRAQLILREQGFINFTAYKTKTPGHLHLYVHKGHTTFTEGCQLASKLSSLFASKMPTEWRAFPNLNMPKEYNIMILPYEVYRKERGSSWSRHM from the coding sequence TTGATTGCTATGAGTGATTTATCGCTGATTAAGATGATTAGCGATCATTATTTTATAAAACGGGATAAGATAATCAATAAATTTGAATATCGGGGTAGATATTTTTTCAATAAATTTGAAAGAATTAATGCTCCTTTAACTTCAAATTTAATCAAAGAACATATGGAAGGCAAGATTATCATTGCTCACGATCTCATCACGAGAGATAATCATGTCGAAAATATAGTCTTTGATTACAATGGTTTTAATGCTGAAAAATTCTGGCATAGAGCCCAACTCATCTTAAGAGAGCAAGGCTTTATTAATTTTACAGCTTACAAAACAAAAACGCCTGGGCATTTGCATCTTTATGTGCATAAAGGGCATACAACCTTTACAGAAGGTTGCCAGCTTGCTTCAAAGCTTTCTTCGCTTTTTGCAAGCAAAATGCCAACTGAATGGAGGGCATTTCCAAATTTAAATATGCCAAAAGAATACAATATCATGATCTTACCTTATGAAGTATATCGCAAAGAACGCGGTTCTTCATGGTCTAGACATATGTAA
- a CDS encoding serine hydroxymethyltransferase gives MSLEQFDKEIFDLTNKELTRQCDHLEMIASENFTLPEVMEVMGSILTNKYAEGYPGKRYYGGCEFVDEIENIAIERCKKLFNCQYANVQPNSGSQANQGVYMALLQPGDKILGMDLSHGGHLTHGAKVSSSGKVYESFFYGVELDGRINYEKVRQIAHIVKPKMIVCGASAYARVIDFAKFREIADEVGAYLFADIAHIAGLVVGGVHPSPFPHAHVVSSTTHKTLRGPRGGIIMTNDEELAKKINSAIFPGIQGGPLMHVIAAKAVGFKFNLSPEWKVYAEQIIKNAKKLAQVLMARKYKIVSDGTDNHLVLMSFLDREFSGKDADIALGNAGITANKNTVPGEKRSPFITSGLRLGTPALTARGFKEQEIELVGEKIADVLDDINNTALQAKVKQELKELAHQFIIYTKAMF, from the coding sequence ATGAGTTTAGAGCAATTTGACAAAGAAATTTTTGATCTTACCAACAAAGAACTTACTAGGCAATGCGATCATCTTGAGATGATAGCCAGTGAGAATTTTACCCTCCCTGAAGTTATGGAGGTTATGGGTAGCATACTTACTAACAAATACGCTGAGGGTTATCCTGGCAAGCGTTATTATGGTGGTTGTGAATTTGTTGATGAGATAGAAAACATAGCTATAGAGCGTTGCAAAAAGCTTTTTAATTGTCAGTATGCAAATGTGCAGCCAAATTCAGGCTCACAAGCAAATCAAGGCGTGTATATGGCACTGCTTCAACCTGGCGACAAGATTTTAGGTATGGATTTAAGCCACGGCGGACACCTTACACATGGGGCTAAGGTAAGCTCATCTGGCAAGGTTTATGAGAGCTTTTTTTACGGCGTTGAACTTGATGGGCGTATAAATTATGAAAAAGTAAGACAAATCGCTCACATAGTAAAGCCTAAGATGATAGTATGTGGTGCAAGTGCGTATGCAAGGGTGATTGACTTTGCTAAATTTAGAGAGATTGCTGATGAGGTTGGGGCGTATTTATTTGCTGATATAGCCCATATTGCTGGGCTTGTTGTAGGTGGGGTTCATCCAAGTCCTTTTCCTCACGCTCATGTAGTAAGCTCAACTACGCACAAAACCTTAAGAGGTCCAAGAGGCGGTATTATCATGACAAATGATGAAGAGCTTGCTAAAAAGATAAACTCAGCCATTTTCCCAGGCATTCAAGGCGGTCCTTTAATGCATGTTATCGCTGCAAAAGCAGTAGGCTTTAAGTTTAATCTTAGTCCTGAGTGGAAAGTATATGCCGAGCAAATCATTAAAAATGCAAAAAAATTAGCCCAAGTACTCATGGCAAGAAAATACAAAATCGTAAGTGATGGCACAGATAATCACCTTGTATTAATGAGCTTTTTAGATCGTGAGTTTAGCGGAAAAGATGCTGATATAGCACTTGGAAACGCTGGTATTACAGCAAATAAAAATACAGTTCCAGGTGAAAAAAGAAGTCCATTTATCACATCTGGCTTAAGACTTGGCACTCCAGCACTTACAGCAAGGGGCTTTAAAGAACAAGAAATTGAGCTTGTAGGAGAAAAAATTGCTGATGTTTTAGATGACATTAACAACACCGCCTTACAAGCTAAGGTAAAACAAGAGCTTAAAGAACTAGCTCATCAATTTATCATCTATACAAAGGCTATGTTTTGA
- the lysS gene encoding lysine--tRNA ligase, which translates to MFDNVLEQQRIAKAEELRKNGINPYPHFLKKELNISEFKEKFAYVKESQEGRDESQKVVISGRLKLLRIAGKSVFAHIEDELDRIQIYFNKDGLGEEYYNLIKKNLEVGDIILVKGYPFVTKTGEFSLHVDTLELAAKAITPLPEKFHGLTDIEQRYRKRYLDMIMNAEVRKDFILRSKIISLIRHFFENKGFLEVETPMMHPIAGGANAKPFITHHNALGVERFLRIAPELYLKRLVVGGFEAVFEINRCFRNEGMDLTHNPEFTSIEFYWAYHNYEDLMNLTEELFALLLKELNLSTKLEYDEQIIDFSKPFERISYKDALKKYGNLDETLINDKEKILAKLKQDGFEANEKLDLGYLQAELFDHYVESKLINPTFITHFPISISPLSRRSDEDTQIAERFELFIAGKEFANGFNELNDPLDQYERFLKQIEAKKAGDDEACEMDEDFVQALGYAMPPTAGEGIGIDRLVMLLSNKKSIRDVILFPAMRPLKTEIKE; encoded by the coding sequence ATGTTTGATAATGTTTTAGAACAACAAAGGATAGCTAAGGCTGAAGAGCTACGAAAAAATGGGATCAATCCTTATCCTCACTTTCTTAAAAAAGAGTTGAATATAAGCGAATTTAAAGAAAAATTTGCTTATGTTAAAGAAAGCCAAGAGGGCAGAGATGAGAGCCAAAAAGTCGTAATAAGCGGTCGTTTAAAGCTTTTAAGGATAGCTGGAAAGTCTGTTTTTGCTCACATAGAAGATGAGCTTGATCGCATTCAAATTTATTTTAATAAAGATGGCTTGGGTGAAGAGTATTATAATCTCATCAAAAAAAACCTTGAAGTAGGCGATATAATCCTTGTTAAAGGTTATCCTTTTGTGACTAAAACTGGCGAGTTTAGCTTGCATGTTGATACGCTAGAGCTTGCTGCTAAGGCTATCACGCCTTTACCTGAGAAATTTCATGGCTTAACTGATATAGAGCAAAGATACCGCAAAAGATACCTTGATATGATTATGAATGCTGAGGTGCGAAAAGACTTTATCTTGCGTTCAAAAATCATCTCTTTAATCCGCCATTTTTTTGAAAACAAAGGCTTTTTGGAGGTTGAAACCCCTATGATGCACCCTATTGCTGGTGGGGCAAATGCAAAGCCTTTTATCACTCATCATAATGCCTTAGGCGTAGAGCGTTTTTTAAGAATAGCCCCTGAACTTTATCTAAAAAGACTTGTTGTAGGGGGATTTGAGGCTGTTTTTGAGATCAATCGTTGTTTTAGAAATGAGGGCATGGATCTTACGCATAATCCTGAGTTTACTTCCATAGAGTTTTACTGGGCGTATCATAATTATGAGGATTTGATGAACTTAACTGAAGAACTTTTTGCTTTGCTTTTAAAAGAGCTAAATTTAAGCACTAAGCTTGAATATGATGAGCAAATTATCGATTTTTCAAAGCCTTTTGAGAGGATAAGCTATAAAGACGCCTTGAAAAAATATGGCAATTTAGATGAAACCCTCATTAATGATAAGGAAAAAATTCTAGCCAAACTTAAACAAGATGGCTTTGAAGCCAATGAAAAGCTTGATTTAGGCTATTTGCAAGCTGAGCTTTTTGATCATTATGTAGAAAGTAAGCTCATCAATCCAACTTTTATCACGCATTTTCCAATTTCCATAAGCCCACTTTCAAGAAGAAGTGATGAAGACACACAAATTGCTGAAAGGTTTGAGCTTTTCATCGCTGGTAAAGAATTTGCCAATGGCTTTAATGAGCTTAATGATCCTTTGGATCAATATGAGAGATTTTTAAAACAAATAGAAGCAAAAAAAGCAGGTGATGATGAAGCTTGCGAGATGGATGAGGATTTTGTGCAGGCTTTAGGCTATGCTATGCCGCCAACAGCAGGTGAGGGCATAGGCATAGATAGGCTTGTTATGCTTTTAAGCAACAAAAAATCAATACGCGATGTCATACTTTTCCCAGCTATGCGTCCTTTAAAAACAGAAATCAAGGAGTAA
- a CDS encoding Fur family transcriptional regulator, translating to MFIENIEYDALLEKFKKILKESGLKYTRQREVVLKILYHSDMHYTPEALYMEVKAKEPDLNIGIATVYRTLNLLEEAEIVTSISFGTAGKKFELANKPHHDHLICKNCGKIVEFENPTVERQQALIAKEHKFKLTGHLMQLYGICEDCNQNKVKF from the coding sequence ATGTTTATCGAAAACATAGAGTATGATGCTTTGCTCGAGAAATTTAAAAAGATTTTGAAAGAAAGCGGACTTAAATACACAAGACAAAGAGAAGTTGTATTAAAAATTCTCTATCATAGTGATATGCACTACACACCTGAAGCTCTATATATGGAAGTAAAAGCCAAAGAACCGGATTTAAATATCGGTATAGCAACGGTTTATAGAACCTTAAATTTACTTGAAGAAGCCGAGATTGTTACTTCCATCTCTTTTGGTACAGCTGGAAAGAAATTTGAACTTGCTAACAAACCTCACCACGATCACCTTATCTGTAAAAATTGTGGCAAAATAGTCGAATTTGAAAATCCAACCGTAGAAAGACAACAAGCCCTCATTGCCAAAGAGCATAAATTTAAGCTTACTGGGCATTTAATGCAGCTTTATGGAATTTGTGAGGATTGCAACCAAAACAAAGTGAAATTTTAA
- a CDS encoding CvpA family protein: MSHIYWFDVFIIAFTIILGLKGIVNGLVKEFFGLLGVVGGVLVASRYSQEAAAFIDKSFYQIQNQDLAVFIGFLAVLLIFWILCLIIGSVVSKLIKLSGLGILDRIGGFLFGSAKVFLIFAILLFCIGRIDFLDQNLRKFTQGSYTLPLLEQTGAFIMNAPSVKAGIESVSQSFDTNDTKTN, translated from the coding sequence ATGAGTCATATTTATTGGTTTGATGTATTTATCATTGCTTTTACCATTATCTTAGGACTTAAGGGTATTGTTAATGGACTTGTAAAAGAATTTTTTGGGCTTTTAGGCGTTGTGGGTGGCGTGCTTGTCGCATCAAGATACTCTCAAGAAGCAGCTGCTTTTATCGATAAAAGCTTTTATCAAATTCAAAATCAAGACTTAGCCGTTTTCATTGGCTTTTTAGCAGTTTTACTTATCTTTTGGATACTTTGTCTGATTATAGGAAGTGTGGTATCAAAGCTGATTAAACTCAGTGGTTTGGGAATTTTAGACCGAATAGGAGGGTTTCTTTTTGGAAGTGCGAAAGTTTTTTTGATTTTTGCAATCTTGCTTTTTTGTATCGGCAGGATAGATTTTCTAGATCAAAACTTACGCAAATTTACTCAAGGAAGCTATACTTTACCTTTGCTTGAACAAACCGGTGCTTTTATCATGAATGCACCTTCAGTAAAAGCAGGTATTGAAAGCGTAAGTCAAAGTTTTGACACCAATGATACAAAAACAAACTAA
- the gatC gene encoding Asp-tRNA(Asn)/Glu-tRNA(Gln) amidotransferase subunit GatC, producing MKIDNELLHKLEKLSALEIATEKQNETIEQLSEIVSFVEILNELELDSIQGTTSVIEAATPFRQDEVKSSQVIDAVFAHAPSCQDGFFIVPKIIE from the coding sequence ATGAAAATAGATAATGAATTGCTCCATAAACTTGAAAAGCTCAGTGCCTTAGAAATAGCAACTGAAAAACAAAATGAAACCATAGAACAACTGAGCGAGATCGTAAGCTTTGTTGAAATTTTAAACGAACTTGAACTTGATTCTATACAAGGCACAACAAGCGTAATCGAAGCTGCAACGCCTTTTAGACAAGATGAAGTAAAGTCTTCACAGGTTATTGATGCAGTGTTTGCGCACGCTCCATCATGTCAAGATGGCTTTTTTATAGTGCCAAAAATTATAGAATAA
- a CDS encoding type III pantothenate kinase, with product MLLCDIGNSSASFLDDNKYHSLSLDEFVNFQSEKKVFYISVNDRLKELIKQKSHFVNLEPYFKFDTIYKGLGIDRIAACYTIEDGVVVDAGSAISVDIMSNRMHLGGFILPGIASYRKAYAEISPRLKCELNTQLRLDAFPQRTIDALSYGVFKGICLLIENATHQQKLYFTGGDGQFLANFFEKAIYDKLLVFRGMKKVIEENPQLLY from the coding sequence ATGCTTTTGTGTGATATAGGCAACTCAAGTGCGAGCTTTTTAGATGATAATAAATACCACAGCCTTAGCCTTGATGAGTTTGTGAATTTTCAAAGTGAAAAGAAGGTTTTTTATATTAGCGTTAATGATAGGCTTAAAGAGCTTATAAAACAAAAATCTCATTTTGTCAATCTTGAGCCTTATTTTAAATTTGACACTATTTATAAGGGCTTAGGCATTGATAGAATCGCTGCTTGTTATACTATAGAAGATGGTGTAGTCGTTGATGCAGGTAGTGCCATAAGTGTAGATATAATGTCAAATCGTATGCACTTAGGAGGCTTTATCCTGCCCGGTATTGCAAGCTATAGAAAAGCTTATGCTGAAATTTCTCCACGTTTAAAATGCGAGCTAAACACTCAACTTCGCTTAGATGCCTTTCCGCAACGAACTATTGATGCTTTAAGTTATGGGGTATTTAAAGGAATTTGCTTGCTTATAGAAAATGCTACGCACCAGCAAAAGCTTTATTTTACCGGTGGAGACGGGCAGTTTTTGGCGAATTTTTTTGAAAAGGCGATTTATGATAAATTACTTGTATTTAGAGGAATGAAAAAGGTTATTGAGGAAAACCCGCAGCTTTTGTATTAA
- a CDS encoding FAD-dependent oxidoreductase, whose product MKEFDVIVIGAGISGAALFYELARYTDIKNIALLEKYNAPATLNSKATSNSQTIHCGDIETNYSAQKAAKVKPNADMVVKYALKEKEKGNLFVYSHQKMVLAVGDKECEYLTNRYEEFKSLYPYAQFFDKTQLKKLEPKVVLGKDGIKDRSENIVAMGAEAGKSYTTIDFGKMSESLVKNATQEDKNTFVAFNQEVIKLEKKDGYFYIFTKDYQEYRAKAIVVNAGAHSLYLAHKMGVGLDKSCWPVAGSFYLTKQKLLNGKVYTVQNPKLPFAALHGDPDIMADMNTRFGPTALVIPKLERYRGLKSMPEFFEALKFDKMVAKVSLDMLKDKVVRNYIFYNYLYEIPMLNKQLFAKKIGKIIPSLKPEDIYYAHGFGGVRPQVIDKTKGELLLGEASINDIEGIIFNMTPSPGATSCLGNAKKDALSVCAYLGAKFDEDKFQSELV is encoded by the coding sequence ATGAAAGAATTTGATGTCATCGTTATCGGTGCTGGAATTTCAGGTGCAGCTTTGTTTTATGAGCTTGCAAGATATACAGATATTAAAAACATTGCACTGCTTGAGAAATACAACGCCCCAGCAACGCTTAATAGCAAGGCTACGAGCAATTCTCAAACCATTCATTGCGGAGATATAGAGACAAATTATAGCGCCCAAAAAGCAGCTAAAGTAAAGCCAAATGCTGATATGGTGGTAAAATATGCCCTTAAAGAAAAAGAAAAAGGCAATCTTTTTGTATATTCACACCAAAAAATGGTGCTTGCTGTTGGCGATAAAGAGTGCGAATATCTTACAAATCGTTATGAAGAATTTAAAAGTTTGTATCCTTACGCACAATTTTTTGACAAAACTCAGCTTAAAAAGCTTGAGCCAAAAGTTGTACTTGGCAAAGATGGCATAAAAGATAGAAGTGAAAATATAGTCGCTATGGGTGCTGAAGCTGGCAAGTCTTATACGACTATTGATTTTGGTAAGATGAGTGAAAGCTTGGTAAAAAACGCCACACAGGAGGATAAAAATACCTTTGTAGCCTTTAATCAAGAAGTGATTAAGCTTGAGAAAAAAGATGGCTATTTTTATATTTTTACCAAAGATTATCAAGAATACAGAGCAAAAGCTATAGTAGTAAATGCCGGAGCGCACTCCTTATATCTTGCACATAAAATGGGCGTTGGGCTTGATAAGTCTTGTTGGCCTGTAGCTGGGAGCTTTTATTTAACCAAACAAAAGCTTTTAAATGGCAAGGTTTATACAGTGCAAAATCCAAAACTTCCTTTTGCGGCTTTGCATGGCGATCCAGATATCATGGCTGATATGAATACCCGCTTTGGACCTACTGCACTTGTGATCCCAAAACTTGAACGATATAGAGGCTTAAAGTCAATGCCTGAATTTTTTGAAGCCTTAAAATTTGACAAAATGGTTGCAAAAGTAAGCCTTGATATGCTTAAGGATAAGGTTGTAAGAAATTATATATTTTATAATTATTTATATGAAATTCCAATGCTTAATAAACAATTATTTGCCAAAAAGATAGGTAAAATCATACCTAGCTTAAAACCAGAGGATATTTACTATGCTCATGGCTTTGGTGGGGTGCGTCCTCAAGTGATCGATAAAACAAAAGGTGAATTACTTTTAGGCGAAGCAAGTATCAATGATATAGAAGGCATTATCTTTAACATGACTCCAAGTCCGGGCGCAACAAGTTGCTTAGGCAATGCTAAAAAAGATGCTTTAAGCGTGTGTGCGTATTTGGGCGCAAAGTTTGATGAGGATAAATTTCAAAGCGAGCTAGTGTAG
- the pyk gene encoding pyruvate kinase codes for MIKKTKIVATVGPASQSKEVLKQMIINGVNVFRLNFSHGTHEYHQNNLSTIREVAKELGARVGILQDISGPKIRTLELKEPFELKSGDRLDFYKEHIIGEKIAPNHYKLGINHPEILDMLKIGEYIYLYDGSIRAIVVKISDDKVESVIENDGFLSSNKGINFPNTRINIDVITTKDKDDLLWGIENNVDFLAISFVQNAHDIDEVKQILAQNNAKIAIFAKIEKFDAVENIDEIIKTSDGIMVARGDLGIEVPYFKVPNIQKQIIFKANQASKPVITATQMLFSLAKTKNATRAEISDVANAVLDGTDAVMLSEESAVGIDPANAVDIMAKTIIETEKNYPYNKFSLFDDFDETDIMMRSSVHLARDLNVNALIALTSSGKSAIKMARYRPNASIIAAAHSEKTLNFLSIVWGVNAAVLVDGDKRDLTDLIKDAVNTSLKQGFIDKDKTYILTAGFPTGVEGSCNLIRLLKKEQIEYYLR; via the coding sequence ATGATTAAAAAAACAAAGATTGTCGCAACCGTTGGACCAGCTAGCCAGAGCAAGGAAGTGTTAAAGCAAATGATCATCAACGGGGTAAATGTTTTTCGTCTTAATTTCTCACATGGCACGCACGAATACCACCAAAACAACCTTAGCACCATTCGAGAAGTTGCTAAAGAACTTGGCGCAAGAGTGGGAATTTTGCAAGATATTAGCGGACCAAAGATAAGAACCTTAGAGCTTAAAGAACCTTTTGAGCTTAAAAGTGGCGATAGGCTTGATTTTTATAAAGAGCACATCATCGGCGAAAAAATAGCACCAAATCATTACAAACTAGGTATAAATCACCCAGAAATTCTTGATATGCTTAAAATTGGCGAATATATCTATCTTTATGATGGTAGCATTAGGGCTATAGTTGTGAAAATCAGCGATGATAAGGTAGAAAGCGTGATTGAAAATGATGGCTTTTTAAGCTCAAACAAGGGTATAAATTTCCCAAATACTCGTATTAATATCGATGTAATTACGACTAAAGATAAGGACGATTTGCTTTGGGGGATTGAAAATAATGTGGATTTTTTAGCTATATCTTTTGTTCAAAATGCCCATGATATAGATGAAGTAAAGCAAATTTTAGCGCAAAACAATGCTAAAATAGCTATATTTGCCAAGATAGAAAAATTTGACGCTGTAGAAAATATCGATGAAATCATCAAAACAAGCGATGGCATAATGGTAGCAAGAGGCGATCTTGGTATAGAAGTGCCGTATTTTAAAGTCCCAAATATACAAAAACAAATCATCTTTAAAGCAAATCAAGCCAGCAAGCCCGTCATCACAGCCACTCAAATGCTCTTTTCTTTGGCAAAAACCAAAAATGCTACAAGAGCTGAAATTTCAGATGTCGCAAATGCTGTTTTAGATGGCACTGATGCGGTAATGCTTAGCGAAGAAAGTGCAGTGGGTATAGATCCGGCAAATGCTGTAGATATCATGGCAAAAACGATTATAGAGACAGAAAAAAACTATCCTTACAACAAATTTAGTCTTTTTGATGACTTTGATGAAACAGATATTATGATGCGTTCAAGCGTCCATCTTGCAAGGGATTTAAATGTTAATGCACTTATTGCTCTTACAAGTAGTGGAAAAAGTGCCATTAAAATGGCAAGGTATCGCCCAAATGCAAGTATTATCGCTGCAGCACATAGCGAAAAAACCTTGAATTTTTTAAGTATAGTTTGGGGCGTGAATGCTGCAGTTCTTGTTGATGGAGATAAGAGAGATTTAACAGATCTTATAAAAGATGCGGTAAATACAAGCCTCAAACAAGGATTTATCGACAAAGATAAAACTTATATCCTTACAGCTGGTTTTCCAACCGGTGTTGAGGGCTCGTGTAATCTTATTCGCTTACTTAAAAAAGAGCAAATTGAGTATTATTTAAGGTGA
- a CDS encoding replicative DNA helicase gives MKNNIDENVDLDLERAILSSCLYSEDSYASIAGDIEPSDFSFKPHQDIFKAFVACVSANDPISSSFVKKHGKIDENVFNEVLSTTAIVDIVKYAHELREKSIKRQLLNFAHTIPSKINSNKAVSQITDELNKEIFNLTNRVNSADIKDMQVVLSELLEEFKKQKQSEHREILGLDTGFSDLNKMIKGFKDGDLIIVAARPGMGKTTICLNFIEKALREDQGVVFFSLEMPATQIMQRLLSAKTSIPLQRLLIADLNDDEWSRVSDACDEYSKKNFYIYDSGYASITDIRAVLRRLKSSDESIKLCVVDYIGLMMSNSDFKDRHLQVSEISRGLKLLARELDMPIIALSQLNRSLESRANKRPMLSDLRESGAIEQDADTILFVYRDEVYREQEEKERENKAKAEGKEYVRKFIPHPFEEKAELIVGKNRNGPTGTVELVFYKEKSSFAQVPKEEFVATSFEE, from the coding sequence ATGAAAAACAATATAGACGAAAATGTGGATTTGGATTTAGAAAGAGCGATTTTGAGTTCTTGCTTGTATAGTGAGGATTCTTATGCGAGTATTGCTGGGGATATTGAGCCAAGTGATTTTAGCTTTAAGCCTCATCAAGATATATTCAAAGCCTTTGTAGCATGCGTGAGTGCAAACGATCCTATCAGCTCAAGTTTTGTAAAAAAACACGGCAAGATTGATGAGAATGTATTTAATGAAGTGCTTTCTACTACAGCTATAGTTGATATTGTTAAATACGCTCACGAGCTTCGTGAAAAATCTATCAAAAGACAGCTTTTAAATTTCGCTCACACCATACCTTCAAAGATCAACTCAAACAAAGCCGTATCACAAATCACTGATGAATTAAATAAAGAAATTTTTAACCTTACAAATCGCGTTAATAGCGCTGATATAAAAGATATGCAAGTGGTTTTAAGCGAGCTTTTGGAAGAGTTTAAAAAGCAAAAGCAAAGTGAGCACAGAGAAATTTTAGGGCTTGATACAGGCTTTTCTGATTTAAACAAAATGATAAAAGGCTTTAAAGATGGTGATCTTATCATCGTTGCAGCAAGACCGGGTATGGGTAAAACAACGATTTGTTTAAATTTCATCGAAAAGGCGTTAAGAGAAGATCAAGGTGTGGTATTTTTCTCTCTTGAAATGCCAGCTACTCAGATCATGCAAAGATTACTTTCAGCCAAAACTTCCATTCCTCTTCAAAGGCTTTTGATTGCGGATTTAAATGATGATGAATGGAGCAGGGTAAGTGATGCTTGTGATGAGTATTCAAAGAAAAACTTTTATATTTATGATAGTGGATATGCAAGTATCACGGATATTAGAGCTGTTTTAAGAAGGTTAAAATCAAGCGATGAGAGTATCAAGCTTTGCGTGGTGGATTATATAGGCTTGATGATGAGTAATTCAGACTTTAAAGATAGACATTTACAAGTGAGTGAAATTTCAAGAGGCTTAAAACTTCTTGCAAGAGAGCTTGATATGCCTATCATCGCTCTTTCTCAGCTTAACAGAAGCCTTGAAAGTAGAGCAAATAAACGCCCAATGCTTAGTGATTTACGTGAAAGTGGAGCCATAGAACAAGACGCAGATACCATACTTTTTGTATATAGAGATGAAGTGTATAGAGAACAAGAAGAAAAAGAAAGAGAAAATAAAGCAAAGGCTGAAGGCAAGGAATATGTCAGGAAATTTATCCCACACCCTTTTGAAGAAAAAGCAGAACTTATAGTAGGTAAAAACAGAAATGGACCTACAGGCACGGTTGAGCTTGTTTTTTATAAAGAAAAATCAAGTTTTGCTCAAGTTCCTAAGGAAGAATTTGTAGCAACGAGTTTTGAAGAATGA
- the lpxD gene encoding UDP-3-O-(3-hydroxymyristoyl)glucosamine N-acyltransferase: MKLSEIAEFLGLEFKGEDLEIKALNSLSRASFDELSYCDSDKNAKNIAHCGAGAIIVSKKHENLVPKDMQKLVSANPQLSFAYLSKLYAKPLVSNEKKPNTIAKSATIMPNVYLGSGVNIGENVVIMAGAYIGDNVSIGDFSIIHPNVVIYSDSQIGKKCHLLANCVIGSDGFGYAHNNAGEHYKIYHNGNVILEDFVEIGACTSIDRAVFESTIIKAGTKVDNLVQIGHNCVIGKNCIIVAQTGISGSSELGQNVVMGGQSATSGHLKIGDFTTVAARGGVSKSLEGGRVYGGFPIMLQKDWLKFQAKLANLFHKDLKTKE, encoded by the coding sequence ATGAAATTAAGCGAGATAGCGGAGTTTTTGGGGCTTGAGTTTAAGGGCGAGGATTTAGAGATTAAGGCTTTAAATTCGCTTTCAAGGGCAAGTTTTGATGAATTGAGTTATTGCGATAGCGATAAAAATGCCAAGAATATCGCTCATTGCGGAGCTGGAGCGATCATAGTAAGCAAAAAGCATGAAAATTTAGTGCCAAAAGATATGCAAAAGCTCGTCAGTGCTAATCCTCAGCTTTCTTTTGCGTATTTAAGTAAGCTATATGCAAAGCCTTTAGTATCGAATGAAAAAAAACCAAATACTATCGCTAAAAGTGCTACTATAATGCCAAATGTGTATTTAGGAAGTGGCGTAAATATAGGCGAAAATGTCGTGATTATGGCAGGAGCGTATATAGGTGATAATGTCAGCATAGGCGATTTTAGTATAATCCACCCAAATGTGGTTATTTATAGTGATAGTCAAATCGGTAAAAAATGCCATTTGCTTGCAAACTGCGTTATAGGAAGTGATGGCTTTGGTTATGCTCACAACAACGCTGGGGAGCATTATAAAATTTATCATAATGGCAATGTGATTTTAGAAGATTTTGTTGAGATTGGGGCTTGCACGAGTATCGATAGGGCTGTGTTTGAAAGCACCATTATCAAGGCTGGGACTAAGGTTGATAATCTTGTTCAAATAGGACATAACTGCGTTATTGGCAAAAACTGCATTATCGTAGCTCAAACAGGAATTTCTGGCTCAAGCGAACTCGGGCAAAATGTCGTTATGGGCGGGCAAAGTGCGACAAGCGGACATCTTAAGATAGGCGATTTTACTACCGTTGCTGCACGAGGTGGGGTAAGTAAGAGCTTAGAAGGAGGCAGGGTATATGGAGGCTTTCCTATCATGCTTCAAAAAGATTGGCTTAAATTTCAAGCTAAGCTTGCAAATTTGTTTCATAAGGATTTAAAAACAAAAGAATAA